CGAAAAATTAAACATAGAATATACATAGTACAGAAAAATAAGTGAATTATAATCACTCGTATTAGCAATAACTAAAGAAAGTTAAGCGATTTAACGTATTTTTTAAGCCAATGTCATCAGTACGACATGTATTCATTTAAGCATAATAAATGTTGAACAATAATTCATACCATGTGAAGCTAGGGATAATGATACGTCAACTCATAAACCTTTAATTCTCCCAATAACCAAAAATTTCAACCGTTGGAGATGCACATGAAGAGGGTAAGAGAGCTTCTAACAACTTCAAACTTTCATCTTCATCGTAAACCCTTAATATGACCTTCTTGAGAATAGGTGACTTTGCCAAAATAAGCTTCACAAAGTCCAAGTCGGGCTTCTTACCGTCAAAATATGCAAAGTCTAATTCAATCAAATGTTCCAACCAAATATCCAAACCATCTTGCATTGTAACAGAGTCTATGTCATCATTAAAGTCGTACTTCCAACGCTCTTCTTCGCTTATCCTCTATCAGTGTTTTTATGGAATGGGTCAGTAAGTTTtggcataattataataataatatgcaATCTAAACACTATTGAGGATTTCAGAGCAATCCAAACACTAAGAGGAATGACACACAAAATTAACTCAAAACTAaaataacagatatatatatatatatatatatatatatatatatatatatatatatatatatatatatatatatatatatatatatatatatatgttgcttACTCCTAGTTTAAGTTTCTCCAAGTTTGGGGAGCTTCTGAGTATAAGTAGAAGAAACCGAAACCAATCATTCTCATACAAACACATCTCTTCTAAGGATAAGTATTTGAGATGGACTAATGTAGTTACAACCTCTCGTGGAACTGCCCCTGTGTAGAAATACTTGAACCACagaccaaaaaaatatatatataaaaaaaaaacatgaaGTTTCTAAGTCACATCAGTTGTTACACATTATGTGGATAAATTTACCTGAATGTCCCAAACACAGAGAGTAAGATGTTGAATGACGGGTAAGCACTGAAATAGCTCATTAAAGGTTCCATATTCACCATCATGTACCGCAATATTATTACCACTTGTAAGCTGCaacaacttaaaacattaaaataagtGATGGAAACACATGAGAATCGACACACTAGTAACAACTAACTTACTATTGTGAAGCTTTTAAGTAGTCGATTATTGGATAAGATGTGCATAAGTGTTCTTTTAGGGATGTATTCGATATACCCCAAGCATAAATTTGTAAGGCTACCAAATCCATTGAATGTTGGTAGATGGTTAATCCTACAACGAGAGAGATATAGGTGTGTCAACTGATGAAACGAGAAAATGGATGATGGCAGCTCACACAGAGAACTGAAGCAAAGTTTCCTAACATTATTCTTTCGTGATAAATTAAGTAATATTTGATCGATTTCCACACAGTGACCATATTGTACCAAAGGCATCGTGGAAAAGGTGAAGTCAACTATTGGTCCCTGGTGTACTAACAAGAACTGGTATATTGCATTGAAAAATTTACATCTCCTCCTCGTGTTTCTCCTTTCACCGGTAAGGGGCAGCTGATTTTCATCAGTTAATTTATCAAACAGACGTTCAATAAACACAACTTTAGGGATTTTGGTCCAATTGTATCTCCATTCCTTAGAGAGGATACTTGTCCTTACAATCTCTTTTGTTGGTAGACGCCACAAGATGTTTTCAATTATGTCTGAAGGAAGGGTGCTGACTGTTCCATCTAATAATAAACGTTGTTGAGCATTCATCGCGGGACACTGAATCATAATGCAAAATAAAAGAAAAAGTCAGCGTTGCAAAACAATTACTGTAAAAATTGATAAACTCTGTTTGATACAACACAAAACATAAAATCAGATAAaccacttttaaaaaaaaaaactacctcatAAGTTAAAAATTAGTTGTATGGAATGTAGCAGTATCGATCTATTACAGATAAAAATAATTTTCATTATAGTATGTATCAATACATCATTCCATTTGGGACAAACCAGCTCTATCCCTTTTGTTAGATTAAATTAAGACATTGAAACAATACAGGTACAGCATGGTTCTGTAACATTGAAAACTTGTACAACAGTTGTGTGAGTGTTAATacatatatgtgtatgtgtatttATCATATTTTAATGTGTAAACAACAAAATAGACATGCCATGTGAATTTTGTCAACATCATTACACATGCAGATCGATGCTAGAAAATGCTGCAAAAACCAACTCAATATAAACTATCTTTAACAAACAAGTGAATTTTAGTTTCAAACTTATATACACACAACCACACAAAAAGAGTATTCATATTGTTATCCAAAGGTTAATATGAACTTGATAGAGTCGTGATATGCGTTCCAACTTCTAATGGTAAGTATTACGCTACAAGAAACTAATATTTGTTTCTCGCGTTTGAGTAATGATTGTCTCTACTTACTTAAGGCAACTTATATGAGGTGTTAGAGACTTCAATTGTGTGGTCAATATTCCCATCATGGTTTTAAAAAACGGTCGAGGCGTACGCCTCGAGGCGCGCCT
This window of the Rutidosis leptorrhynchoides isolate AG116_Rl617_1_P2 chromosome 7, CSIRO_AGI_Rlap_v1, whole genome shotgun sequence genome carries:
- the LOC139857326 gene encoding F-box/FBD/LRR-repeat protein At1g13570-like isoform X2, which encodes MIQCPAMNAQQRLLLDGTVSTLPSDIIENILWRLPTKEIVRTSILSKEWRYNWTKIPKVVFIERLFDKLTDENQLPLTGERRNTRRRCKFFNAIYQFLLVHQGPIVDFTFSTMPLVQYGHCVEIDQILLNLSRKNNVRKLCFSSLCELPSSIFSFHQLTHLYLSRCRINHLPTFNGFGSLTNLCLGYIEYIPKRTLMHILSNNRLLKSFTILTSGNNIAVHDGEYGTFNELFQCLPVIQHLTLCVWDIQYFYTGAVPREVVTTLVHLKYLSLEEMCLYENDWFRFLLLILRSSPNLEKLKLGRISEEERWKYDFNDDIDSVTMQDGLDIWLEHLIELDFAYFDGKKPDLDFVKLILAKSPILKKVILRVYDEDESLKLLEALLPSSCASPTVEIFGYWEN
- the LOC139857326 gene encoding F-box/FBD/LRR-repeat protein At1g13570-like isoform X1, which encodes MIQCPAMNAQQRLLLDGTVSTLPSDIIENILWRLPTKEIVRTSILSKEWRYNWTKIPKVVFIERLFDKLTDENQLPLTGERRNTRRRCKFFNAIYQFLLVHQGPIVDFTFSTMPLVQYGHCVEIDQILLNLSRKNNVRKLCFSSLCELPSSIFSFHQLTHLYLSRCRINHLPTFNGFGSLTNLCLGYIEYIPKRTLMHILSNNRLLKSFTILLQLTSGNNIAVHDGEYGTFNELFQCLPVIQHLTLCVWDIQYFYTGAVPREVVTTLVHLKYLSLEEMCLYENDWFRFLLLILRSSPNLEKLKLGRISEEERWKYDFNDDIDSVTMQDGLDIWLEHLIELDFAYFDGKKPDLDFVKLILAKSPILKKVILRVYDEDESLKLLEALLPSSCASPTVEIFGYWEN
- the LOC139857326 gene encoding F-box/FBD/LRR-repeat protein At1g13570-like isoform X3, which encodes MNAQQRLLLDGTVSTLPSDIIENILWRLPTKEIVRTSILSKEWRYNWTKIPKVVFIERLFDKLTDENQLPLTGERRNTRRRCKFFNAIYQFLLVHQGPIVDFTFSTMPLVQYGHCVEIDQILLNLSRKNNVRKLCFSSLCELPSSIFSFHQLTHLYLSRCRINHLPTFNGFGSLTNLCLGYIEYIPKRTLMHILSNNRLLKSFTILLQLTSGNNIAVHDGEYGTFNELFQCLPVIQHLTLCVWDIQYFYTGAVPREVVTTLVHLKYLSLEEMCLYENDWFRFLLLILRSSPNLEKLKLGRISEEERWKYDFNDDIDSVTMQDGLDIWLEHLIELDFAYFDGKKPDLDFVKLILAKSPILKKVILRVYDEDESLKLLEALLPSSCASPTVEIFGYWEN